A stretch of the Nothobranchius furzeri strain GRZ-AD chromosome 5, NfurGRZ-RIMD1, whole genome shotgun sequence genome encodes the following:
- the nacad gene encoding NAC-alpha domain-containing protein 1 yields the protein MPGESTHRSVPDDKHPELGTKETGLPGPDMTRHPSTDSPPSDSSSSPSDTGSSPSPSTPQKLLPACTSPFGPRLFRVKPGSSGTPRPQPEGSDRRSNSTRLSGKLGGHGPCGRLIPVKMERIKVLTGSEVESDYQEPQTMDTRVVMGEETLLKTTELQKGSRLAQPSAAAIPLPCSGVLAQTEQTPLEAAEEDILSQFPQKTESQEHARPFAPSSPEAVTPDDTLTHNNEDEQTREVPTLSFSELPSPAAWSFSEPAYTVDPLRVGVPSPLDPDLYLTAPSTPTKETTRSSHLKHHSYPGSPASPGSPSDSEDLCSPLTSPSGSYITAEGGSWTSSYTSSTSPSTSPNLLLTEEAQEAPACFVGSLSEIGDEVGEEKGRVRSEREGDRAGDFCLYRMEEFVSSSPSPEEDDALKREQTVSRVTSRPYWATENTSPGQSSSSSDSQEDGRGWESSLCPLEEACVGKDEFSGPVQTGLRLQLAACVADQHYGQTDAHPDAAPPSALTPDSEHTPMASSSLSPDSPLLALDAFCPGAFDRLGPSSFIFSQAACADDVPDEERMIPASLISFPLHTNLIFRADSMEITLFPTEEEAETEVNDHSGGGDADAYAAGEEEADVEDDDDDEEDDDCYEYGDGNAEAAPNRDEGEEKQEKSDEAGDDAKVELKVVEEEEQEDDDEDDSDSKSEEDPTDEDSSASFLHSLSETSMNEGLDDSFCFQDDSDDSLDSASYNGEEDERLYSTERHAQSLEPLSSDGLDPSDTQSGAEQSPCQPEPSHTQPGTGEQADPSPALSRSETSVGRPEGNRREPEPPGSHPDQGVEATSEPVEHQEPPQASDGNARQLESHKPQDERGESSGRTGDARSSNPSEEPPYLLIHAAPIPAAGSGDVAHTDTSVQGTPDSNCSVSLTELPEEEHTQVRPAPEPERDSFKLLIKPRHGPAESRRTVGATRVALSKSFSVRLDVPAGGPSQCGRGMSSDSDVELDPSKASAESVGAEHRTSDSGPPAETVTPTNDLNKGVLLLSCPKEQSPNPSNIPMSASPEVSSELANNLALTPEHCPGDPAQENLREVLGAVGSTHSPLAISPKRENSETIPGRETGPEAGAWCDARLGLGFGLGFGSVSEFGVWGAGESLSLSLGNRYEFEAESLLMCDVAGQRSEEALAPNLSSDICENYNNVLGSILDEEDNNSLSGKAEEKELVEEDVSESNMAYWPKSTREVREGGSEDGSISRIPEDNVSNLNPADDDDDGKDPASVFGSLNALSDEMRHQSGNFSVRESVSNIPLEEMPPPGSNRTVDEEPEPSRGHTNHTTDTKHTEALNNHGRGNVDAAASAPNDAEPKSRSPPEYRAVSPERDAFSLPPGSFGSFTPAAVRPRSTCETEGDAAGRAQLQTESQRERDVSVKTDRPAGEPKTEDAFTDQRCVCNSGQEENDSRTGKEKTPFAAPDDSEHFQVGPASQAAAAKGRRRKPNKHRASQAGSRSDLSPESVDDLKNAPGRLKTTKDRCSEGTAGSSETRTGNDANNNFSPPAFQRRIPGPGQDEGRDAPESDVKNPTQGRCDPTRSAQHNLNTAAATSQGPHQIQEVLDNRPATQRDINDNIDLNTPAPIPTSHAMTPSPPTASTTSSSPFVSTEPMDGLSTPVQESQPALPAQQQSTLSLCRTPPALFSTPPTTQQSPGSGFFHNLQEVTDSCSRSSVTSSSSPTAVPLILSQATQETGTLVCVPDSCSHPYSQSYSPSRTVVQSHRQVRQGHAGVGQDQHKGAGRAEADSGRREDGGRHQQGQRSQSTAAAGGGTGSVQSGPASQQQVLPFSSRQLAERQLGCPVKHGASEEAGLSVTNSCSLLASCNESESEGSVPDVEELEPLRPSEPQSISSADEGLNKPKQSRSEKKARKAMSKLGLKPVHGVTRITIRKSKSILFVISRPDVFKSPVSDIYIVFGEAKIEDLSQQAHKEAAEKFKVPVSSSPLAPPVPPSLTIKEESEEEEEEEEEEDNGGLEQRDIELVMAQANVSRAKAVRALKHNKNDIVNAIMELTM from the exons ACATGACCAGACACCCATCTACCGACTCTCCTCCGAGCGACAGCAGCTCCTCCCCCAGCGACACCGGTTCCAGCCCCTCTCCCAGTACTCCACAGaagcttctcccagcatgcacttCTCCGTTTGGACCGCGACTCTTCCGCGTGAAACCCGGCTCGTCTGGTACTCCACGGCCGCAGCCGGAAGGCTCCGATCGTCGCAGCAACTCAACGAGACTGTCGGGGAAGTTGGGAGGTCATGGTCCGTGCGGTCGCCTCATTCCCGTGAAGATGGAGAGAATAAAG GTTCTGACCGGTTCTGAGGTGGAGAGCGACTATCAGGAGCCACAGACCATGGACACTCGAGTGGTGATGGGAGAGGAGACGCTGCTCAAAACGACAGAGCTCCAGAAGGGGAGTCGTCTCGCTCAGCCCAGTGCCGCGGCCATCCCGTTGCCTTGTTCTGGCGTTCTGGCACAAACAGAACAGACGCCGCTGGAGGCCGCCGAGGAGGACATCCTTTCACAATTCCCTCAGAAAACAGAGAGTCAGGAACATGCTCGTCCTTTTGCTCCTTCTTCTCCAGAAGCAGTCACACCAGACGACACGTTAACACACAACAACGAAGACGAGCAGACTCGAGAAGTGCCGACGCTCTCCTTCTCAGAGCTTCCATCTCCCGCGGCTTGGTCCTTCTCTGAGCCGGCCTACACCGTTGACCCCCTACGGGTCGGTGTTCCCTCGCCTCTCGACCCAGACCTTTACCTTACTGCCCCTTCCACCCCGACCAAAGAGACAACCCGCTCCTCTCATCTTAAACACCATTCCTATCCTGGCTCTCCAGCCTCTCCTGGCTCGCCCTCTGACAGCGAGGACCTCTGCTCTCCTCTCACTTCTCCTTCTGGTTCTTACATCACAGCAGAAGGAGGAAGCTGGACATCTTCCTACACATCCTCCACCTCTCCCTCCACTTCTCCCAACCTGCTCCTCACAGAAGAAGCACAAGAGGCCCCAGCTTGCTTTGTGGGGTCCTTATCAGAGATCGGAGATGAGGTTGGGGAAGAAAAGGGACGAGTAAGATCAGAGCGGGAGGGGGACAGGGCCGGGGACTTCTGCTTGTACCGAATGGAGGAGTTTGTCTCGAGTTCTCCGAGTCCAGAAGAGGACGACgctctgaagagggagcagactgTTTCCAGAGTAACGAGTCGTCCTTATTGGGCGACGGAGAATACGTCTCCAGgacagagcagcagcagcagtgactcCCAGGAGGATGGGAGGGGGTGGGAAAGTTCCCTCTGCCCACTGGAAGAGGCCTGTGTTGGGAAAGATGAGTTCTCCGGACCCGTGCAGACGGGCCTGAGGCTGCAGCTGGCTGCCTGTGTAGCAGACCAGCATTATGGGCAGACGGATGCCCACCCAGACGCCGCCCCCCCCTCTGCCTTGACTCCTGACTCAGAACACACGCCCATGGCCTCGTCGAGCCTGAGCCCTGACTCGCCGCTCCTCGCCCTGGATGCCTTCTGTCCCGGAGCCTTTGACAGGCTTGGCCCGAGCTCTTTTATATTCTCCCAGGCGGCTTGTGCTGATGACGTCCCGGACGAGGAAAGGATGATCCCCGCCTCCCTCATCTCCTTCCCCCTTCACACCAACTTAATCTTTAGGGCCGATTCCATGGAGATCACCCTCTTCCCCACGGAGGAAGAAGCTGAAACAGAAGTCAATGACCACAGTGGAGGGGGGGATGCTGATGCATACGCAGCTGGGGAGGAGGAAGCAGAtgtggaggatgatgatgacgacgaagaGGATGATGACTGTTATGAGTATGGGGATGGCAATGCTGAGGCTGCTCCTAATAGGGACGAAGGTGAGGAAAAACAAGAGAAGAGCGATGAGGCTGGAGACGATGCTAAAGTAGAGCTGAAAGtggtggaggaggaagagcaggaagatgatgatgaagacgacAGTGACAGCAAAAGTGAGGAAGATCCTACAGATGAGGACAGCTCAGCATCCTTTCTTCATTCGCTCTCAGAAACATCCATGAACGAGGGCCTGGACGACTCCTTCTGTTTTCAAGATGACTCGGATGACTCGTTAGATTCTGCCTCCTATAACGGCGAGGAAGACGAGCGTCTGTACAGCACAGAGAGGCACGCACAATCTCTGGAACCCCTATCATCTGATGGACTCGATCCGAGCGACACCCAATCAGGAGCTGAACAAAGTCCGTGCCAACCCGAGCCTTCGCACACACAGCCGGGCACGGGCGAGCAAGCAGATCCCAGCCCAGCTCTCTCTCGCTCTGAGACTTCTGTGGGTCGACCTGAAGGCAACAGAAGAGAGCCAGAACCTCCCGGATCCCACCCAGACCAGGGCGTTGAAGCAACCAGTGAACCTGTGGAGCACCAGGAACCACCTCAAGCTTCAGATGGAAACGCCCGTCAACTAGAGTCCCACAAACCCCAGGATGAGAGAGGGGAGAGCAGCGGCAGGACGGGCGATGCTCGTTCCTCAAACCCCTCGGAGGAGCCTCCTTATCTGCTGATCCACGCAGCACCCATTCCTGCCGCTGGGTCCGGAGACGTAGCGCACACGGACACGTCTGTGCAGGGAACACCAGACTCGAACTGTTCAGTCAGtctaacagagttaccagaagaaGAGCACACACAGGTGAGACCTGCACCAGAACCTGAGCGAGACTCTTTCAAACTGCTCATCAAGCCTCGCCACGGCCCCGCGGAGAGCCGCAGGACAGTCGGGGCGACTCGAGTTGCACTGTCTAAGTCTTTCTCCGTTAGGTTAGATGTGCCTGCAGGGGGGCCTTCCCAGTGTGGGCGTGGCATGAGCAGCGACTCTGATGTGGAGCTTGACCCGAGCAAGGCTTCAGCTGAGTCTGTCGGTGCAGAACACAGAACCAGTGATTCTGGTCCCCCCGCTGAAACCGTCACTCCAACCAACGATTTAAACAAAGGGGTTCTTCTTCTGTCCTGCCCTAAAGAGCAAAGCCCCAACCCCAGCAACATCCCCATGTCCGCTTCCCCAGAAGTCTCGTCTGAACTCGCCAACAACTTAGCCCTCACCCCTGAACACTGTCCTGGTGACCCCGCCCAGGAGAACCTCAGGGAGGTCCTAGGAGCTGTTGGATCCACTCACTCTCCCCTTGCCATCTCACCCAAAAGAGAAAACTCGGAGACGATCCCGGGCAGAGAGACGGGTCCGGAAGCTGGGGCCTGGTGTGACGCCAGACTGGGGCTGGGCTTTGGTTTGGGGTTTGGGTCGGTGAGTGAGTTTGGTGTCTGGGGAGCCGGAGAATCGCTGTCTTTGTCTCTAGGCAACAGATACGAGTTTGAGGCAGAGAGTTTGCTCATGTGTGATGTAGCGGGTCAAAGGTCAGAGGAGGCTCTGGCCCCCAATCTGAGCAGCGACATTTGTGAGAATTACAACAATGTTCTGGGTTCTATCCTCGACGAGGAAGACAACAACAGTCTGAGTGGAAAGGCAGAGGAGAAAGAGTTGGTGGAAGAGGATGTTTCTGAGTCCAACATGGCCTACTGGCCCAAATCCACCAGGGAGGTCAGAGAGGGAGGATCAGAGGACGGCAGCATCTCCAGGATCCCTGAAGACAACGTTAGTAATCTGAATCCagccgatgatgatgatgatgggaaaGACCCTGCTTCTGTGTTCGGGAGTCTCAACGCTCTGTCAGACGAAATGAGACACCAGAGTGGGAATTTTAGTGTCAGAGAATCCGTGTCTAACATCCCACTGGAAGAGATGCCGCCCCCAGGTTCAAACAGGACCGTCGACGAGGAACCAGAACCTTCACGAGGCCACACGAACCACACAACAGACACAAAACACACAGAGGCTTTGAACAATCACGGCCGTGGCAACGTAGATGCTGCTGCGAGCGCTCCAAACGACGCTGAGCCAAAAAGCCGTTCGCCTCCAGAGTACCGGGCAGTCTCTCCAGAGAGGGACGCGTTTTCTCTGCCGCCGGGGTCGTTCGGATCCttcactcctgctgctgttagacCGAGGAGCACGTGTGAAACCGAGGGGGACGCTGCAGGAAGGGCGCAGCTTCAGACAGAAAGCCAAAGAGAACGGGACGTCAGTGTAAAAACAGACCGACCTGCTGGTGAACCAAAGACTGAAGATGCCTTCACTGACCAGCGTTGTGTCTGTAACTCAGGGCAGGAGGAAAACGACTCGAGGACTGGGAAAGAAAAGACCCCCTTTGCTGCACCTGATGACTCGGAGCACTTTCAGGTCGGACCTGCTTCACAAGCTGCTGCAGCAAAAGGGAGAAGACGAAAGCCAAACAAACACAGGGCGTCTCAGGCAGGAAGCCGCTCAGACTTGAGTCCTGAGTCTGTGGATGACCTGAAGAACGCCCCGGGTCGCCTCAAAACAACGAAGGACCGTTGTTCAGAGGGGACTGCAGGTAGTTCTGAAACTAGGACAGGAAACGATGCCAACAACAACTTTTCACCGCCAGCGTTCCAACGGAGAATACCCGGACCAGGTCAGGACGAGGGGCGCGACGCTCCCGAGTCTGACGTCAAAAATCCAACTCAAGGACGGTGTGATCCCACCAGGAGCGCTCAGCACAACCTCAACACCGCAGCGGCAACGAGTCAAGGTCCACATCAGATTCAGGAGGTGCTTGATAACAGACCCGCTACTCAGAGGGACATTAATGACAACATCGACCTCAACACACCCGCCCCGATCCCCACGTCACACGCCATGACTCCTTCTCCTCCCACCGCCTCTACTACTTCATCCTCACCGTTCGTCTCAACGGAGCCGATGGACGGTCTGTCCACGCCCGTCCAGGAATCCCAGCCCGCCCTTCCAGCACAGCAGCAGTCTACATTGTCCCTGTGTCGCACCCCCCCTGCCCTTTTCTCCACTCCCCCCACAACACAGCAATCTCCTGGTTCAGGATTTTTCCACAACCTCCAAGAGGTCACCGACAGCTGTTCTCGCTCAAGTGTCACCTCCTCTTCATCGCCCACTGCCGTGCCGCTGATCCTGTCCCAAGCAACCCAAGAGACGGGCACTCTGGTGTGTGTCCCAGACTCGTGTTCCCATCCCTATTCTCAGTCTTATTCACCGTCTCGGACTGTCGTTCAGTCTCACAGACAAGTCAGGCAAGGACACGCCGGGGTGGGTCAAGACCAGCATAAAG GTGCTGGCAGGGCCGAGGCAGACTCGGGCAGAAGGGAGGATGGTGGACGGCATCAGCAGGGTCAGAGATCTCAGTCCACggctgctgcaggaggaggaaCTGGATCCGTGCAGTCTGGTCCAGCCAGTCAGCAGCAAGTCCTGCCCTTCTCCTCCCGACAACTAGCTGAGCGACAGCTGGGCTGTCCAGTGAAGCACGGCGCTTCTGAGGAGGCGGGCCTCTCTGTGACAAACAGCT GTTCCCTGTTGGCTTCCTGTaacgagtccgagagtgaagggtcAGTACCTGACGTGGAAGAGCTGGAGCCGCTGAGACCTTCAGAACCACAG TCCATCTCTTCTGCTGACGAAGGGCTGAACAAACCAAAGCAGAGCCGCAGTGAGAAGAAAGCACGCAAG GCCATGTCTAAACTGGGACTGAAGCCGGTCCACGGTGTGACCAGAATCACCATCAGGAAGTCCAAAAGCATCTTGTTCGTCATCAGCAGACCGGATGTGTTCAAAAGCCCCGTATCCGACATTTATATCGTCTTTGGAGAGGCCAAG ATTGAGGACTTATCTCAGCAGGCTCACAAAGAAGCTGCAGAGAAATTTAAGGTGCCTGTGTCCTCCTCCCCACTGGCCCCACCTGTCCCGCCCAGTCTCACCATTAAAGAGGagagtgaagaggaggaggaggaggaggaagag GAGGACAATGGAGGTCTTGAGCAGAGAGACATCGAGCTGGTGATGGCTCAGGCCAACGTGTCACGAGCCAAGGCCGTCCGAGCGCTGAAACACAACAAGAATGACATTGTGAATGCCATCATG GAGCTGACCATGTGA
- the glipr2l gene encoding GLI pathogenesis-related 2, like has protein sequence MGKSASKQFAEELLQSHNEYRRKHQAPPLKLSSKLSREAACYADSLSRTRILKHSEESSRGSCGENLAWASYDQSGKDVADRWYDEVKKYNFSRPGFSSGTGHFTAMVWKSSKQLGVGKAIASDGSSFVVARYLPAGNITNQGHFETNVLSAKTSS, from the exons ATGGGGAAATCAG CCTCAAAGCAGTTTGCTGAGGAGCTGCTACAGAGCCACAACGAGTACAGGAGGAAGCACCAGGCCCCCCCACTGAAGCTGAGCAGCAAGCTGAGCAGGGAAGCTGCATG TTATGCTGACAGCCTTTCTCGTACAAGAATCCTGAAGCACAGTGAAGAGTCCAGCAGGGGGAGCTGTGGAGAAAACCTGGCGTGGGCCTCCTACGACCAATCAG GAAAGGACGTGGCAGATCGCTGGTATGATGAGGTGAAGAAATACAACTTCAGCCGCCCCGGATTCTCCTCCGGCACTG GTCATTTCACAGCCATGGTGTGGAAGAGCAGCAAACAGCTGGGTGTTGGAAAGGCCATCGCGTCAGATGGTTCTTCCTTTGTGGTGGCCAGATATTTGCCTGCTGGGAACATCACCAACCAGGGACACTTTGAGACCAACGTCCTCTCGGCTAAAACGAGCTCTTGA